The Drosophila gunungcola strain Sukarami unplaced genomic scaffold, Dgunungcola_SK_2 000178F, whole genome shotgun sequence genome includes a window with the following:
- the LOC128265928 gene encoding uncharacterized protein LOC128265928: MLMEPNDFSPITVLRSHEQHFHMPPTTQLQPQIQTRIQPRAQPRQFQSAAAQHNNPDEEEQFRPIANPNTKIVGDSHTQAAQNFYPPFYHEAPPLGHSRPYFGHGPPVSVSESTPLSLPLPLLAPQQQPQLATQQRNFDASILGSGDFGVLRGGTFYPEEEMPYHPEDNSDYIYGDANNGHGRPSEGFVQKYTYPEEQFANFRDFADINTPADSAFSQFVVVYAAKNATAPHSHPHPKNIFEQLELLDREKELEKSKSQSQPKNSSKNKSKLSKTKLLKKYRKRAGPKIQDPLEIEPLLALS; the protein is encoded by the coding sequence ATGCTGATGGAGCCAAATGATTTTTCGCCAATAACAGTACTTCGATCGCACGAGCAACACTTCCACATGCCGCCGACCACGCAACTCCAGCCGCAGATTCAGACCAGAATTCAGCCCAGAGCTCAGCCCAGGCAATTTCAATCGGCGGCGGCCCAACACAATAATCCCGATGAGGAGGAGCAATTTCGACCCATTGCCAATCCAAATACAAAGATAGTAGGCGACTCGCATACGCAGGCTGCTCAGAACTTCTATCCACCGTTCTACCACGAGGCGCCGCCATTGGGCCATTCGAGGCCCTACTTTGGACATGGTCCtccggtttcggtttcggaaAGTACTCCTCTATCGCTGCCCTTGCCGCTCTTGGCACCCCAACAGCAGCCACAGTTGGCCACTCAGCAGCGAAACTTTGATGCCAGTATTTTGGGGAGCGGAGACTTTGGTGTCCTGAGAGGTGGAACCTTCTATCCGGAGGAGGAAATGCCCTATCATCCCGAGGACAATAGCGATTATATCTATGGCGATGCCAACAATGGACATGGTCGTCCCTCAGAAGGATTCGTACAGAAGTACACTTATCCGGAGGAACAGTTTGCCAATTTCCGGGATTTTGCGGACATTAATACACCCGCCGATTCGGCATTTTCGCAATTCGTGGTGGTATATGCGGCCAAGAACGCCACGGCACCGCATTCACATCCGCATCCCAAAAACATATTCGAGCAGCTGGAGCTGCTGGACAGGGAAAAAGAGTTGGAAAAGTCCAAGTCCCAGTCGCAGCCCAAAAACTCATCCAAAAACAAGTCGAAATTGTCGAAGACAAAGCTGCTGAAGAAATACCGCAAGAGGGCGGGTCCCAAAATACAGGATCCCCTGGAAATAGAGCCCTTATTGGCCCTCAGTTAA
- the LOC128265925 gene encoding odorant receptor 1a yields the protein MSKLIEVLLGNLWTQRITFACMGLNLQSKKGKVLQTPVLYGIMFLATGFELCTVCAFMVQHRNQIVLCSEALMHGLQMISSLLKMAIFLAKSHDLVALIQLIQAPFMNRGDLGVSEWRSQNRWGQLMAAVYFMMCAGTSVSFLLMPVALTMIKYYSTGDFAPVSSFRVILPYDVTQPNIYAMDCCLMIFVLSFFCCSTTGVDTLYGWCALGLSSQYRRLGLQLKWVQKPSDFSGSDLGLSSFFAEHARLLKLVNHFNTSFMEIAFVEVLVICVLYCAVICQFIMPHTNQNFAFLGFFSMVVTTQLCIYLFGAEQVRLEAEGFSRQLYEVIPWQKLSPQHRRLLIFPLQRAQRETVLGAYFFELGRPLLVWIFRTAGSFTTLLNALYAKYETP from the exons ATGTCAAAGCTAATCGAAGTGTTGCTGGGGAATCTGTGGACGCAGCGCATCACCTTTGCCTGCATGGGTTTGAATTTGCAGTCCAAAAAGGGCAAAGTTCTGCAGACTCCGGTTCTTTATGGCATTATGTTTTTGGCCACCGGCTTTGAACTCTGCACCGTGTGCGCTTTTATGGTCCAACATCGCAACCAAATCGTGCTCTGTTCCGAGGCCTTGATGCACGGCTTACAGATGATCTCCTCGCTGCTGAAGATGGCCATATTCTTGGCCAAATCCCACGACCTAGTGGCCCTCATTCAACTGATTCAGGCTCCTTTCATGAATCGCGGGGATCTAGGAGTTTCGGAATGGCGATCCCAGAATCGCTGGGGACAACTGATGGCCGCCGTTTACTTCATGATGTGTGCTGGAACGAGTGTCTCCTTTCTGCTGATGCCAGTGGCTTTGACcatgattaaatattattccaCAGGCGATTTTGCACCAGTCAGCTCATTTCGGGTGAT ACTTCCCTACGACGTAACGCAACCGAATATTTATGCAATGGACTGCTGCCTGATGATATTCGTGCTAAGCTTCTTTTGCTGCTCCACCACCGGAGTGGATACCTTATATGGATGGTGTGCCTTGGGCTTGAGTTCCCAGTACCGTCGCCTTGGTCTGCAATTGAAATGGGTTCAGAAGCCCTCGGATTTCTCGGGTTCTGATTTGGGTTTAAGTTCGTTTTTTGCCGAACATGCTCGTCTCTTGAAATTAGTTAACCATTTTAATACCAGCTTTATGGAGATTGCGTTTGTAGAGGTTTTAGTTATTTGTGTGCTCTATTGCGCCGTGATCTGCCAATTTATAATGCCACATACCAACCAGAATTTCGCCTTTCTTGGCTTCTTTTCGATGGTGGTCACCACACAGCTGTGCATTTACCTTTTCGGAGCGGAACAGGTGCGTCTGGAGGCTGAGGGATTTTCCAGGCAGCTGTACGAAGTGATTCCATGGCAAAAACTTTCACCACAACATCGaagacttttaatttttccacttCAACGTGCCCAACGCGAAACTGTCCTGGGTGCATATTTTTTCGAACTGGGAAGGCCTCTACTCGTCTGG atattTCGCACAGCGGGCTCATTTACCACTTTGCTAAATGCCTTGTATGCGAAATACGAGACACCTTAA